The Harpia harpyja isolate bHarHar1 chromosome 13, bHarHar1 primary haplotype, whole genome shotgun sequence genome contains a region encoding:
- the FIGLA gene encoding LOW QUALITY PROTEIN: factor in the germline alpha (The sequence of the model RefSeq protein was modified relative to this genomic sequence to represent the inferred CDS: inserted 1 base in 1 codon; deleted 1 base in 1 codon), with protein MGEASGTGGHPVGVLLPTPXPEVLEGVLSQRYGPLPRAAAIARLRKQPAGGYQPAGDLAEVLERRQAANAKERERIKNLNSGFSKLKTIVPLIPRDRKPSKVDTLKAAAEYIRLLRLVLEETGGFERQDTGAEQELGDSGQVPRGGGPGTWPGSVPPCPWGPPVLPPCLGPPQESGGLVFPANP; from the exons ATGGGGGAGGCCAGCGGAACTGGGGGGCATCCAGTGGGGGTCCTGTTACCCACCC GCCCCGAGGTGCTGGAGGGGGTGCTGAGCCAACGCTACGGCCCcctgccccgcgccgccgccatcGCCCGCCTGCGCAAGCAACCGGCCGGGGGCTACCAGCCAGCCGGGGACCTGGCGGAGGTGCTGGAGCGACGGCAGGCGGCCAACGCCAAGGAGCGTGAGAGG ATAAAAAACCTGAACAGCGGCTTCTCGAAGCTGAAGACCATCGTG CCCCTCATCCCCCGCGACCGCAAGCCCAGCAAAGTCGACACCCTGAAAGCCGCCGCCGAATACATCCGCCTGCTGCGCCTGGTTTTGGAAGAAACGGGGGGCTTCGAG CGGCAGGACACGGGTGCTGAGCAGGAGCTGGGTGACAGCGGGCaggtgccccggggggggggccctgggaCCTGGCCTGGCagtgtccccccctgcccctggggtCCCCCCGTCCTGCCCCCCTGCCTGGGGCCACCGCAGGAGAGCGGGGGGCTG gTTTTTCCAGCCAACCCCTGA
- the ADD2 gene encoding beta-adducin isoform X2 translates to MSAAASPEPLPSPPAPGPRYLEGLAEDDPEYLRARNMAADLRQDFNMMEQKKRVTMILQSPSFREELESLIQEQMKKGNNSSHVWALRQIADFMATTSPAVLPTSPMGLAAVTPINDLHGPEAPALAKGERLMRCKVGSIHRLLDLYGWAQLGHAAVTLRVSKEQEHFLVAPQGLACSEVTAASLIKVNVLGAVVEQGSTGFAPDARSFSLHAAIYAARPDARCIIRLHTPATAAVSAMRCGVLPISRAALLLGDVAYFDFHGEVEDEADRVELQKSLGPTCKILVLRNHGVLALGDTAEEAFYSIFHLQAACEIQVSALASAGGAENLIILERAKHRPHEVGSVRWAGSTFGPMQKSRLGEHEFEALMRMLDNLGYRTGYTYRYPFVQEKSKPKSDVLIPATVTAFVFEEEAAPVPALRQHAQKQQKEKTRWLNTPNTYMRVNVAEEQQGSAGSQKTKTTWLKADEVEKGSSGTPIRIENPNQFVPLYTDPQEVLEMRNKIREQNRQDVKSAGPQSQLLASVIAETSRSPSTDSHLGDAEAKEASREEAPPEPEPPNPFSQLTDQELEEYKQEVERKKLGLQGEKDAAAEESQAPPAKSPPASPPQSPAVAPAESPAPTPAEPSEGVTSDSEYLSP, encoded by the exons ATGAGCGCGGCCGCCAGCCCGGAGCCCCTgccctcgccccccgcccccgggccccgTTATCTGGAGGGTTTGGCCGAGGACGACCCCGAGTACCTGCGGGCGCGCAACATGGCGGCCGACCTGCGGCAGGACTTCAACATGATGGAGCAGAAGAAGCGGGTCACCATGATCCTCCAGAGCCCG TCTTTCAGGGAGGAGCTGGAGAGTCTCATCCAGGAGCAGATGAAGAAGGGGAACAACTCGTCCCACGTCTGGGCCCTGCGGCAGATCGCCGACTTCATGGCCACCACGTCTCCCGCCGTCCTCCCCACCTCGCCCATGG GGCTGGCGGCCGTCACCCCCATCAATGACCTGCACGGCCCCGAGGCTCCGGCGCTGGCCAAGGGCGAGCGGCTGATGAGGTGCAAGGTGGGCAGCATCCACCGCCTGCTCGACCTCTACggctgggcacagctgggacacGCCGCCGTCACC CTGCGGGTCAGCAAGGAGCAGGAGCATTTCTTGGTGGCCCCGCAGGGGCTGGCGTGCAGCGAGGTGACAGCGGCCAGCCTG ATCAAAGTGAACGTGCTGGGGGCCGTGGTGGAACAGGGCAGCACCGGCTTCGCCCCCGACGCCCGCAGCTTCAGCCTCCACGCCGCCATCTACGCCGCCCGCCCCGATGCCCGCTGCATCATCCGCTTGCACACTCCGGCCACCGCCGCA GTGTCGGCCATGCGCTGCGGCGTGCTGCCCATTTCCCGCGCCGCGCTGCTGCTGGGGGACGTCGCCTACTTCGACTTCCACGGGGAGGTGGAGGACGAAGCCGATCGGGTCGAGCTCCAAAAATCTCTCGGCCCCACCTGCAAG ATCCTGGTGCTGCGCAACCACGGGGTGCTGGCGCTGGGCGACACCGCCGAGGAGGCCTTCTACAGCATCTTCCATCTGCAGGCGGCCTGCGAGATCCAG GTGTCGGCGCTGGCGAGCGCCGGCGGCGCGGAGAACCTGATCATCCTGGAGCGCGCCAAGCACCGGCCCCACGAGGTGGGCTCGGTGCGCTGGGCCGGCAGCACCTTCGGGCCCATGCAGAAGAGTCGCTTGGGCGAGCACGAATTCGAAGCCCTGATGAGGATGCTGGACAACCTG GGTTACCGCACGGGCTACACCTACCGCTACCCCTTCGTGCAGGAGAAGAGCAAACCCAAAAGCGATGTGCTGATCCCCGCCACGGTGACGGCCTTCGTCTTCGAGGAGGAGGCCGCCCCTGTCCCCGCGCTGCGGCAGCACGCCCAGAAGCAACAGAAGGAGAAGACGCGGTGGCTCAACACCCCCAACACCTACATGAGGGTCAACGTGGCCGAGGAGCAGCAGGGCAGCGCCGGCAGCCAGAAGACAAAGACGACG TGGCTGAAAGCAGACGAGGTGGAAAAAGGCAGCAGCGGGACCCCCATCCGAATCGAGAACCCCAACCAGTTTGTGCCCCTCTACACGGACCCGCAGGAGGTGCTGGAGATGAGGAACAAG ATCCGGGAACAAAACCGCCAGGACGTGAAGTCGGCCGGGCCCCAGTCGCAGCTGCTGGCCAGCGTGATCGCCGAGACCAGCCGCAGCCCC TCCACAGACAGCCATTTGGGGGATGCGGAGGCGAAAGAGGCATCCCGGGAGGAGGCACCCCCCGAGCCGGAGCCCCCGAACCCCTTCAGCCAGCTCACCGACCAGGAGCTGGAGGAGTACAAGCAGGAGGTGGAGAGGAAAAAGCTGGGGCTGCAGG GCGAGAAGGACGCCGCGGCAGAGGAGAGCCAGGCTCCCCCCGCCAAAtcgccccccgcctccccgccgcaGAGCCCGGCCGTGGCACCGGCGGAGAGCCCGGCCCCGACGCCTGCGGAGCCCTCGGAGG GAGTTACCTCTGACTCTGAATACTTGTCACCGTA G
- the ADD2 gene encoding beta-adducin isoform X1, protein MSAAASPEPLPSPPAPGPRYLEGLAEDDPEYLRARNMAADLRQDFNMMEQKKRVTMILQSPSFREELESLIQEQMKKGNNSSHVWALRQIADFMATTSPAVLPTSPMGLAAVTPINDLHGPEAPALAKGERLMRCKVGSIHRLLDLYGWAQLGHAAVTLRVSKEQEHFLVAPQGLACSEVTAASLIKVNVLGAVVEQGSTGFAPDARSFSLHAAIYAARPDARCIIRLHTPATAAVSAMRCGVLPISRAALLLGDVAYFDFHGEVEDEADRVELQKSLGPTCKILVLRNHGVLALGDTAEEAFYSIFHLQAACEIQVSALASAGGAENLIILERAKHRPHEVGSVRWAGSTFGPMQKSRLGEHEFEALMRMLDNLGYRTGYTYRYPFVQEKSKPKSDVLIPATVTAFVFEEEAAPVPALRQHAQKQQKEKTRWLNTPNTYMRVNVAEEQQGSAGSQKTKTTWLKADEVEKGSSGTPIRIENPNQFVPLYTDPQEVLEMRNKIREQNRQDVKSAGPQSQLLASVIAETSRSPSTDSHLGDAEAKEASREEAPPEPEPPNPFSQLTDQELEEYKQEVERKKLGLQGEKDAAAEESQAPPAKSPPASPPQSPAVAPAESPAPTPAEPSEGDKKADGGQAPADSTTEKEPPAVVNGKDEEQSTEESLGKGEGRTTSPANADPDAPKEKETVTSSPVSPEGSPSKSPSKKKKKFRTPSFLKKGKKKEKIES, encoded by the exons ATGAGCGCGGCCGCCAGCCCGGAGCCCCTgccctcgccccccgcccccgggccccgTTATCTGGAGGGTTTGGCCGAGGACGACCCCGAGTACCTGCGGGCGCGCAACATGGCGGCCGACCTGCGGCAGGACTTCAACATGATGGAGCAGAAGAAGCGGGTCACCATGATCCTCCAGAGCCCG TCTTTCAGGGAGGAGCTGGAGAGTCTCATCCAGGAGCAGATGAAGAAGGGGAACAACTCGTCCCACGTCTGGGCCCTGCGGCAGATCGCCGACTTCATGGCCACCACGTCTCCCGCCGTCCTCCCCACCTCGCCCATGG GGCTGGCGGCCGTCACCCCCATCAATGACCTGCACGGCCCCGAGGCTCCGGCGCTGGCCAAGGGCGAGCGGCTGATGAGGTGCAAGGTGGGCAGCATCCACCGCCTGCTCGACCTCTACggctgggcacagctgggacacGCCGCCGTCACC CTGCGGGTCAGCAAGGAGCAGGAGCATTTCTTGGTGGCCCCGCAGGGGCTGGCGTGCAGCGAGGTGACAGCGGCCAGCCTG ATCAAAGTGAACGTGCTGGGGGCCGTGGTGGAACAGGGCAGCACCGGCTTCGCCCCCGACGCCCGCAGCTTCAGCCTCCACGCCGCCATCTACGCCGCCCGCCCCGATGCCCGCTGCATCATCCGCTTGCACACTCCGGCCACCGCCGCA GTGTCGGCCATGCGCTGCGGCGTGCTGCCCATTTCCCGCGCCGCGCTGCTGCTGGGGGACGTCGCCTACTTCGACTTCCACGGGGAGGTGGAGGACGAAGCCGATCGGGTCGAGCTCCAAAAATCTCTCGGCCCCACCTGCAAG ATCCTGGTGCTGCGCAACCACGGGGTGCTGGCGCTGGGCGACACCGCCGAGGAGGCCTTCTACAGCATCTTCCATCTGCAGGCGGCCTGCGAGATCCAG GTGTCGGCGCTGGCGAGCGCCGGCGGCGCGGAGAACCTGATCATCCTGGAGCGCGCCAAGCACCGGCCCCACGAGGTGGGCTCGGTGCGCTGGGCCGGCAGCACCTTCGGGCCCATGCAGAAGAGTCGCTTGGGCGAGCACGAATTCGAAGCCCTGATGAGGATGCTGGACAACCTG GGTTACCGCACGGGCTACACCTACCGCTACCCCTTCGTGCAGGAGAAGAGCAAACCCAAAAGCGATGTGCTGATCCCCGCCACGGTGACGGCCTTCGTCTTCGAGGAGGAGGCCGCCCCTGTCCCCGCGCTGCGGCAGCACGCCCAGAAGCAACAGAAGGAGAAGACGCGGTGGCTCAACACCCCCAACACCTACATGAGGGTCAACGTGGCCGAGGAGCAGCAGGGCAGCGCCGGCAGCCAGAAGACAAAGACGACG TGGCTGAAAGCAGACGAGGTGGAAAAAGGCAGCAGCGGGACCCCCATCCGAATCGAGAACCCCAACCAGTTTGTGCCCCTCTACACGGACCCGCAGGAGGTGCTGGAGATGAGGAACAAG ATCCGGGAACAAAACCGCCAGGACGTGAAGTCGGCCGGGCCCCAGTCGCAGCTGCTGGCCAGCGTGATCGCCGAGACCAGCCGCAGCCCC TCCACAGACAGCCATTTGGGGGATGCGGAGGCGAAAGAGGCATCCCGGGAGGAGGCACCCCCCGAGCCGGAGCCCCCGAACCCCTTCAGCCAGCTCACCGACCAGGAGCTGGAGGAGTACAAGCAGGAGGTGGAGAGGAAAAAGCTGGGGCTGCAGG GCGAGAAGGACGCCGCGGCAGAGGAGAGCCAGGCTCCCCCCGCCAAAtcgccccccgcctccccgccgcaGAGCCCGGCCGTGGCACCGGCGGAGAGCCCGGCCCCGACGCCTGCGGAGCCCTCGGAGG GTGACAAGAAGGCGGACGGCGGCCAAGCGCCGGCCGATTCCACCACCGAGAAGGAGCCACCGGCGGTGGTGAACGGGAAGGATGAGGAGCAAAGCACCGAGGAAAGCCTGGGCAAAGGGGAGGGCCGGACGACCTCCCCCGCCAACGCAGACCCGGACGCCCCCAAGGAGAAGGAGACGGTAACCAGCAGCCCCGTCTCCCCCGAAGGTTCACCCTCCAAATCGCCCtctaagaagaagaagaaattccGGACCCCGTCTTtcctgaaaaaaggcaaaaagaaggaaaagatcgAATCTTGA
- the SNRNP27 gene encoding U4/U6.U5 small nuclear ribonucleoprotein 27 kDa protein, giving the protein MGRSRSRSPPRRERRRSRSTSRERERRRRERSRSRDRDRRRSRSRSPHRRRSRSPRRHRSSSSSPPRLKERRDEEKKEIKDSKGKERQITEEDLQGKTEEEIEMMKTMGFASFDTTKGKKVDGAANAYAINVSQKRKYRQYMNRKGGFNRPLDFIA; this is encoded by the exons ATGGGCCGCAGCCGCTCCCGGTCGCCGCCGCGGCGCG AGCGCAGGCGTTCGCGGTCCACTTCccgggagagggagaggaggcgAAGAGAGCGATCCCGGTCCCGGGACAGGGACAGGAGGAGGAGCCGTTCTCGCTCCCCGCACAGGAGACGGTCCAG GTCGCCGAGACGGCACCGAtccagctcctcctccccgccgcggcTGAAGGAGAGGCGGGATGAAGAGAAGAAGGAGATAAAGGACTCCAAAGGCAAAGAGCGTCAGATCACGG AGGAAGATTTGCAGGGCAAGACAGAAGAGGAAATCGAGATGATGAAAACAATGGGCTTCGCCTCTTTCGACACGACAAAA GGGAAGAAGGTGGATGGTGCCGCAAACGCGTACGCCATCAATGTGTCCCAGAAGAGGAAGTACAG GCAGTACATGAACAGAAAAGGAGGATTCAACAGACCCCTGGATTTCATCGCTTGA